One Hordeum vulgare subsp. vulgare chromosome 4H, MorexV3_pseudomolecules_assembly, whole genome shotgun sequence DNA window includes the following coding sequences:
- the LOC123447115 gene encoding ABC transporter B family member 19-like has product MVRYGAGAHTLVSREVSFSRDNHNKLYVTPAPVQRDVPSFGYDVSATSYSQSRSRYYGDDDAGGYELDDEEDDDGEVELRAGKPVSVTGLFKYSTPMDVVLLVLGCIGAMINGGSLPWYSYLFGNFVNKIVASDKDQMMKDVRQISVYMIILAVVVVIGAYLEIMCWRIVGERSALRVRREYLKAVLRQEIGFFDTEVSTGEVMQSISSDVAQIQEVMGEKMAGFVHHVFTFIFGYVVGFRTSWRIALAVLAVTPVMMACGIAYKAIYGGLAANEEASYQPAGSVAQQAISSIRTVLSFVMEDRLADRYAEWLRRSSPIGVKMGFAKGAGMGMIYLVTYSQWALALWYGAKLVAQGEIKGGDAIACFFGVMVGGRQARARGLALSLSYSAQFAQGTAAAGRVFEIIDREPEIDPYGAGGRALSAVRGRMEFKDVEFAYPSRPESLILYNLNLIVPAAKMLALVGVSGGGKSTVFALIERFYDPTRGTITLDGQDLGSLNLKWLRSQIGLVGQEPILFAVSIIENVMMGKENATRQEAIAACTKANAHTFVLGLPDGYDTQVGDRGTQLSGGQKQRIALARAIIREPRILLLDEPTSALDAESEAVVQQSIDRLSVGRTVLVIAHRLATVRNADTIAVLDRGAVVESGRHADLMARAGPYAGLVKLASDSGRSDPAAAPGTPGTPGAAGYNSFTDNSGYDVSVSKSRYGGIRAIQEEAEAKDARGRKAAAKFSVSDIWELQRQEGPLLILGFLMGINAGAVFSVFPLLLGQAVQVYFDPDTDKMRRQIGYLALAVVGLGFACILTMTGQQGFCGWAGARLTMRVRDRLFRAIMRQEPAWFDEEDNAMGILVTRLARDAIAFRSMFGDRYAVLLMAVGSAGVGLGICFGLDWRLTLIAMACTPLTLGASYLNLLINVGARSDEGAYARASSIAAGAVSNVRTVAALCAQGGIVGTFNRALDGPSAKAQRKSQYMGVILGLSQGAMYGAYTVTLWAGAYFITKGWSTFGDVSKIFLILVLSSFSVGQLAGLAPDTSGAPTAIAGILSILKRRPAINEEGTKRRTIKDGKPMDVELRKVTFAYPSRPDVTVLNDFSLRVKFGSTVAVVGPSGSGKSTVVWLVQRFYDPLGGTVTVGGMDVRELDLKWLRGECAMVGQEPALFSGSIRENIGFGNPKAAWAEIENAAKEANIHKFIAGLPQGYDTQVGESGVQLSGGQKQRIAIARAVLKQSRILLLDEASSALDLESEKHVQEALRRVSRRATTITVAHRLSTIRDADRIAVVSSGRTVEFGSHETLLANHRDGLYAAMVKAEIEAQAFA; this is encoded by the exons ATGGTGAGGTACGGCGCCGGCGCACACACCTTGGTCTCCCGCGAGGTCTCCTTCTcgcgtgacaaccacaacaagcTCTACGTCACCCCGGCCCCCGTGCAGCGGGACGTGCCCAGCTTCGGCTACGACGTCAGCGCCACGTCCTACAGCCAGAGCCGGAGCCGGTACTACGGCGACGACGACGCCGGGGGCTACGAgctcgacgacgaggaggacgacgacggcgaggtcgAGCTGAGGGCCGGGAAGCCGGTCAGCGTCACCGGGCTGTTCAAGTACTCCACGCCGATGGACGTCGTGCTGCTCGTGCTCGGGTGCATCGGCGCCATGATCAACGGCGGCTCGCTGCCCTGGTACTCGTACCTCTTCGGCAACTTCGTCAACAAGATCGTCGCCTCCGACAAGGACCAGATGATGAAGGACGTCCGGCAGATCAGCGTGTACATGATCATCCTCGCCGTAGTTGTCGTCATAGGAGCGTACCTCG AGATCATGTGCTGGAGGATCGTGGGCGAGAGGTCGGCGCTGCGGGTGCGGCGCGAGTACCTCAAGGCGGTGCTGCGGCAGGAGATCGGCTTCTTCGACACGGAGGTGAGCACCGGCGAGGTGATGCAGAGCATCTCCAGCGACGTCGCACAGATCCAGGAGGTCATGGGAGAGAAG ATGGCAGGATTTGTGCACCATGTCTTCACCTTCATCTTCGGCTACGTGGTTGGGTTCAGAACGTCATGGAGGATCGCCCTCGCCGTCTTGGCCGTCACGCCCGTCATGATGGCCTGCGGCATCGCCTACAAGGCCATTTACGGCGGCCTCGCTGCCAACGAAGAG GCGTCGTACCAACCCGCGGGCAGCGTGGCGCAGCAGGCGATCAGTTCGATCAGGACGGTGCTGTCGTTCGTCATGGAGGACCGGCTGGCCGACCGGTACGCCGAGTGGCTGCGCAGGTCGTCGCCGATCGGCGTCAAGATGGGTTTCGCCAAGGGCGCCGGCATGGGCATGATCTACCTGGTCACCTACTCCCAGTGGGCGCTGGCGCTGTGGTACGGTGCCAAGCTGGTCGCCCAGGGGGAGATCAAGGGCGGCGACGCCATCGCCTGCTTCTTCGGCGTCATGGTCGGAGGAAGGCAAGCTCGAGC caggGGCCTGGCGCTGTCGCTGTCGTACTCGGCGCAGTTCGCGCAGGGGACGGCGGCGGCCGGGCGGGTGTTCGAGATCATCGACCGGGAGCCGGAGATCGACCCGTACGGCGCCGGCGGGCGGGCGCTGTCGGCGGTGCGCGGCAGGATGGAGTTCAAGGACGTGGAGTTCGCGTACCCGTCGCGGCCGGAGTCGCTCATCCTGTACAACCTGAACCTGATCGTCCCGGCGGCGAAGATGCTTGCGCTGGTGGGCGTCAGCGGCGGCGGCAAGTCCACCGTGTTCGCGCTCATCGAGAGGTTCTACGACCCCACGCGAG ggaCGATCACGCTGGACGGCCAGGACCTTGGGTCGCTGAACCTCAAGTGGCTCCGGTCGCAGATCGGGCTGGTCGGGCAGGAGCCCATCCTGTTCGCCGTCTCCATCATCGAGAACGTGATGATGGGCAAGGAGAACGCGACGAGGCAAGAGGCCATCGCCGCCTGCACCAAGGCCAACGCCCACACCTTCGTCCTCGGCCTCCCCGACGGCTACGACACGCAG GTTGGTGACCGCGGGACCCAGCTGTCGGGGGGACAGAAGCAGCGGATCGCGCTCGCGCGCGCCATCATCCGGGAGCCGCGCATCCTGCTGCTGGACGAGCCCACCAGCGCGCTCGACGCCGAGTCGGAGGCCGTCGTGCAGCAGTCCATCGACCGCCTCTCCGTCGGCCGCACCGTGCTCGTCATCGCGCACCGGCTCGCCACCGTCCGCAATGCCGACACCATTGCCGTGCTCGACCGTGGGGCTGTTGTTGAGTCCGGCCGCCACGCCGACCTCATGGCACGTGCCGGACCCTACGCCGGCCTCGTCAAGCTCGCCTCCGACAGCGGCAGGTCAgatcccgccgccgccccgggcACCCCTGGCACCCCCGGCGCGGCGGGGTACAACAGCTTCACCGACAACTCGGGGTACGACGTGTCGGTGTCCAAGTCGAGGTACGGCGGCATTCGCGCGatacaggaggaggcggaggccaaGGACGCGCGCGGCCGCAAGGCCGCCGCCAAGTTCAGCGTCTCTGATATATGGGAGCTGCAGCGGCAGGAAGGGCCATTGCTGATCCTAGGGTTCCTCATGGGTATCAACGCCGGCGCGGTGTTCTCGGTGTTCCCGCTGCTCCTGGGCCAGGCCGTCCAGGTGTACTTCGACCCAGACACGGACAAGATGAGGCGGCAGATCGGGTACCTGGCCCTCGCCGTCGTGGGTCTCGGCTTTGCCTGCATTCTCACCATGACGGGGCAGCAGGGCTTCTGcggctgggccggcgccaggctCACCATGCGCGTCCGCGACCGCCTCTTCCGCGCCATCATGCGTCAGGAGCCCGCGTGGTTCGACGAGGAAGACAATGCCATGGGCATCCTCGTGACACGGCTCGCCAGGGACGCCATCGCCTTCCGCTCCATGTTCGGCGACCGGTACGCCGTGCTGCTCATGGCCGTGGGCTCTGCGGGCGTCGGCCTCGGCATATGCTTCGGGCTGGATTGGCGCCTCACGCTCATTGCCATGGCCTGCACTCCACTCACGCTCGGCGCGAGCTACCTCAACCTGCTCATCAACGTCGGCGCCAGGTCCGATGAAGGCGCGTACGCGCGGGCCAGCAGCATCGCCGCGGGTGCCGTGTCCAACGTGCGCACCGTCGCTGCTCTCTGCGCCCAGGGCGGCATAGTCGGCACGTTCAACCGGGCGCTGGACGGCCCCTCGGCCAAGGCCCAGCGGAAGTCGCAGTACATGGGCGTCATCCTCGGCCTCTCCCAGGGCGCCATGTACGGCGCCTACACGGTAACGCTCTGGGCGGGCGCCTACTTCATCACCAAAGGCTGGTCCACCTTCGGCGACGTGTCCAAGATCTTCCTCATCCTGGTCCTGAGCTCCTTCTCCGTCGGCCAGCTGGCCGGGCTCGCCCCTGACACCTCCGGCGCGCCGACGGCTATCGCCGGCATACTGTCCATCCTGAAGCGCCGGCCGGCGATCAACGAGGAAGGCACCAAGCGGCGGACGATCAAGGACGGGAAGCCGATGGACGTGGAGCTGAGGAAGGTGACCTTCGCGTACCCGTCGCGGCCGGACGTGACGGTGCTGAACGACTTCTCGCTGCGCGTCAAGTTCGGGAGCACGGTGGCGGTGGTCGGGCCGAGCGGGAGCGGCAAGTCGACGGTGGTGTGGCTGGTGCAGCGCTTCTACGACCCGCTGGGGGGAACCGTGACGGTCGGCGGCATGGACGTGCGGGAGCTGGACCTCAAGTGGCTCAGGGGGGAGTGCGCGATGGTGGGCCAGGAGCCGGCCTTGTTCAGCGGGTCCATCAGAGAGAACATCGGGTTCGGCAACCCGAAGGCCGCGTGGGCCGAAATCGAGAATGCTGCCAAGGAGGCCAACATCCACAAGTTCATCGCTGGGCTTCCACAAGGCTACGACACTCAA GTTGGGGAGAGTGGGGTGCAGCTGTCAGGTGGTCAGAAACAGAGGATCGCGATCGCACGAGCAGTGCTGAAGCAGTCGAGGATCCTGCTCCTGGACGAGGCGAGCAGCGCGCTGGACCTCGAGTCCGAGAAGCACGTGCAGGAGGCGCTGCGGCGAGTTTCGCGGCGCGCGACAACGATCACGGTGGCGCACCGGCTGTCGACGATCCGAGATGCGGACCGCATTGCCGTCGTGAGCAGCGGCAGGACGGTGGAGTTCGGCAGCCATGAGACCCTCCTCGCGAACCACCGTGACGGCCTCTACGCGGCCATGGTGAAGGCTGAGATCGAGGCGCAGGCATTCGCGTAG
- the LOC123449622 gene encoding protein FAR1-RELATED SEQUENCE 5-like, whose protein sequence is MQFEGAGGVGVGVGDGEGDGRVDEPTRCLRCGISANATPHMRRGPEGRRTLCNACGIAWAKGKLRKVIDSDDPIDDATVAKVVPEIGMEFDNEDKAYEFYNRYAGHMGFSVRKSSSDKSADNITRSRTFVCSREGFRKDKKGANEVKRPRPETRIGCLARMIIKITSDNKYRIAEFRAEHNHQPAPPSTMHMLRSQRVVTEVERTECDSSEDSTTPSSFSGVSLVQQAGAFRNVKFLPADYRSSLCSKRMKNMQPGDAGGVVKYLQSMQLNNPSFFYAVQLDEDDKLTNIFWADSKSRVDFSYFSDVVCLDTTYKINAHGRPLTLFLGVNHHKQISIFGAALLYDESVESFKWLFDTFKIATDGKQPKTILTDQSIAASAAISAVWPSTIHCLCPWQVYQNTVKHLNHIFQGAKTFAKDFSRCVYDCEDEEGFLVGWRTMLEKYDLRNNEWLHELFEDRDKWASAYNQHVFTADIKSSLQLESVSNVLRKYLSPQFDFLSFFKHYERVLDENRYAELQADFHASQSFPRIPPSKMLKQAANIYTPVVFEKFRREFEMFVDSVIYSCGESGTASDYRVAVTDRPGEHYVRFDSSDLSVVCSCKKFESMGIQCCHVLKVLDFRNIKDLPEKYLMRRWTKDAKSADRGNQEFLSDGASQTPSSRLNDTVPIIDQPQLHLNNHHGHGASVSNFGHQALQENAHGNQGYAPLAGMNQQPFIGGSPLNHETGFG, encoded by the exons ATGCAGTTCGAGGGCGCGGGGGGCGTTGGTGTTGGTGTCGGCGATGGCGAAGGAGACGGCAGGGTGGACGAGCCTACCAG ATGCCTACGCTGTGGAATTAGCGCAAATGCGACGCCTCACATGCGTCGTGGACCGGAAGGACGGCGGACTTTATGCAATGCATGTGGAATAGCATGGGCAAAG GGaaaattgagaaaagttattGATTCTGATGACCCCATTGATGATGCCACTGTTGCAAAAGTGGTGCCTGAAATTGGCATGGAATTTGACAATGAAGATAAAGCATATGAATTCTATAACAGGTATGCTGGACACATGGGCTTTAGTGTTCGTAAGAGTTCATCGGACAAATCAGCTGACAATATCACAAGATCAAGAACCTTTGTATGCTCGAGGGAGGGTTTCCGTAAGGACAAGAAAGGAGCTAACGAAGTTAAAAGGCCACGGCCAGAAACAAGAATAGGGTGCCTTGCACGGATGATAATTAAGATTACATCCGATAATAAATATCGCATTGCTGAATTTAGAGCAGAACATAACCACCAGCCAGCACCCCCATCTACCATGCATATGCTGAGATCTCAGAGGGTGGTTACTGAGGTAGAAAGAACTGAATGCGACTCCTCAGAAGATTCCACAACACCGTCAAGTTTTTCTGGTGTCTCTTTAGTACAGCAGGCAGGAGCTTTTAGAAATGTTAAATTCCTCCCTGCAGATTACAGAAGTTCCCTTTGTTCAAAGCGTATGAAAAATATGCAACCTGGTGATGCAGGAGGTGTTGTGAAGTACCTGCAGAGCATGCAGTTAAACAATCCGTCTTTCTTTTATGCTGTCCAGCTCGACGAGGATGACAAACTGACCAATATTTTCTGGGCCGATTCCAAATCTAGAGTTGATTTCAGCTACTTCAGTGACGTGGTTTGTTTGGACACAACCTACAAGATAAATGCACATGGAAGGCCATTAACTCTCTTCCTTGGAGTGAATCATCACAAGCAAATTTCCATATTTGGCGCTGCTTTGCTTTATGATGAATCAGTGGAATCGTTCAAGTGGTTGTTTGACACGTTCAAGATCGCTACAGATGGAAAGCAGCCAAAAACAATCTTGACAGATCAATCAATTGCAGCAAGTGCTGCCATAAGCGCAGTATGGCCAAGTACAATTCACTGTCTTTGCCCATGGCAAGTGTACCAAAATACTGTCAAACACCTTAATCACATCTTCCAAGGCGCTAAAACATTTGCAAAGGATTTCAGCAGATGTGTCTATGATTGTGAGGATGAAGAGGGTTTCTTGGTAGGATGGAGAACCATGCTAGAGAAGTATGATCTAAGAAACAATGAATGGCTTCATGAGTTATTCGAAGATCGAGATAAATGGGCATCAGCGTACAATCAACATGTATTCACCGCAGATATAAAAAGTTCATTGCAGTTAGAAAGTGTTAGCAATGTCTTGAGAAAGTACCTGAGTCCACAGTTTGATTTCTTGTCTTTCTTCAAGCACTATGAAAGAGTTTTGGATGAGAATCGCTATGCAGAGCTTCAAGCTGATTTTCATGCAAGCCAAAGCTTTCCGAGAATACCTCCCTCGAAAATGCTGAAACAAGCTGCCAACATATACACACCTGTGGTTTTTGAAAAATTTCGCAGAGAGTTTGAGATGTTTGTGGATTCAGTGATCTACAGTTGTGGGGAGTCAGGAACTGCATCGGACTATAGAGTAGCAGTAACAGATAGGCCTGGGGAACACTATGTTAGGTTTGACTCCAGTGACTTATCTGTTGTTTGCAGTTGTAAAAAATTCGAATCAATGGGTATCCAGTGTTGCCATGTATTGAAAGTCCTAGATTTCAGAAATATAAAGGATTTGCCAGAAAAATATTTGATGAGAAGATGGACAAAGGATGCAAAGTCTGCAGATAGAGGCAATCAAGAGTTCTTGAGTGATGGAGCTTCGCAAACTCCAAGCTCTCGTTTAAATGACACTGTGCCAATCATAGATCAACCACAATTGCACTTAAATAATCACCACGGTCAT GGCGCTTCTGTTTCTAACTTTGGCCACCAAGCCCTTCAGGAAAATGCCCATGGAAACCAG GGTTATGCCCCTTTAGCTGGGATGAACCAGCAGCCATTTATCGGAGGTTCCCCCCTAAACCATGAAACAGGTTTTGGATGA